GTTGCTGCGGAATTTTACCGTGGTGTCGAGATAGATAAGTTGAATTAAATATCTGTTATGCATCATGTCCCGTAAGCCTTCCATGATGGATAAATTAAGGAATTTAATTCAACTTATTACCGCTGAAATAGGATGAAATAAATTCCGCTTTAATTCCATTTGCATTCGGCCTTAGGATGCAAATCTTAGTACTCAACTTTCGCAGATCAAATATACCAGTAAACCCTCGAAATGATAAGGTATAGCATCATATCAACAGGTATCTTGACATATTAAAAACAAGTAACTGAGCTTCCATGTGAAAAAAGAAAGCAATAATTTAAGCAACTGAAAGCCGATGGGGACTATTCCAGCCCCCACACCCCCAGGACCAAAGGGTGTAGTGGGACACCCTTTGGAAACCGCCCACTTGGAACCGAGGTTCCAAGGCCTCCTCATTCATCCGGGGTTCTAGCATGCCGCCGCCATCCCTGGTATTCTGTCTGGCAACCAAGAGTAGGCTTCCGCTGACGACCGCAGGTTTTTCATCCACGAAAATATGCGTCGTCCGCCTTCATCCTTGAAGGCGGGTGCTATTGCGAAAGAAAAAGGTTCGATCGATATTTGAGTTTGATAAGAAAAACCAAAAAACGAATAGCACCCGTCTCCATGGAGGGAGACGGCGCCGCTTCTTTTCCAATGCAACGACATTATTCCTCTAGTATAGATGATTTGCGAAAATAACGAACGCTTTACCGTTTTTTCGCAAATCATGTGATTTACGATAATGTCGTTGCATAGAGGATGAAAAACAGCGGTCGGGAACGGAAGCCATAACTTGGTTGCCAGACAGAAGGCCAGGGATGGCGAAGACGTTCTAGAACCGGGATGAATGAGGGAGGTTTGGAAGCCGTAGGTTCCAACGGTTTTTTGGTTACTTTTTTGCCTCAGACCCAGGAAGGGTTAAAGGCGCGGAGGCCAAGGATGGCCGGGAGCGCCGCCAAAAAAGTAACCCGCCGCCGGAACCGTGGGCCAAAATAACAAGCATCCAAAAATTCTTCCCTCTGTATTCCATATCCGATCTGCTTTTAGGCTGTTTGTCAAGGTATCTTTCTGTTTTTCTTTTCATGCTTTTGTATCCACGGCTTCGACTACTTTTTTCTCTGCGAAAGTTGAGTTAGTACAGAAATTTATTTCATCCTATATAGATGTGACTGTAAAATCCGAACATCAAATTTTACTGATTGTTCAAATGATCTTCACCGGAAGATCATTTTTTATAGGGAGAGAACGGTTAATTCCAGAGGCGAATCGGGCCGTTTCGCGAAATTGTAGGTAGCAAACCCGCCCTGAGCTGCACTGGGGGCTGGTTGTAGCGAAAATATTTACGGAAGAAAAATGAGGAGGAGTTTGTCGTGAAGAAATCCGTTATCACAGTGATCGCAGCAGCCGTCGTGCTGGTCGTCCTGTTGATGGCGACCTTCGGTCAGGCCGCGTCGAAAGTGGCCACCATCGGCTGCGCCATCTACAAGTTCGACGACACCTTTATGAGCGGCGTGCGCAGCGCGATCATGAACGCTGCCGGCAAAAAAGCCAAAGTAGAGATCGTCGACAGCCAGAATTCCCAGCCGACCCAGAATGATAAGGTCGACCTGTTCATCACCAAACGCGTCAACGCTTTGGCCATCAATCCGGTGGATCGCACCGCGGCCGGCGTGATTATCGACAAAGCCAAACGGGCCAATATCCCGGTGGTATTCTTGAATCGCGAACCGTTGCCCGAGGATATGAAGAAGTGGAACAAAGTCTATTATGTGGGCGCCAAGGCCGAACAGTCCGGCCAGATGGAAGGGCAGCTCGTCGTGGATTACTGGAAGTCTCATCCCCAAGCCGATAAGAACAAGGACGGCGTTATCCAGTACGTGATGTTAAAAGGCGAACCCGGCCATCAAGACGCCGAGTTGCGCACCAAGTATTCGATCAAGGCGATCGAAGACGCCGGACTGAAGGTGCAAAAACTGGCTGAAGACACCGCCATGTGGGATCGGGTCAAAGGCCAGGAGAAGATGGCCGCTTTCCTCGCCGCCCATGGCGATAAGATTGAAGTGGTCCTCGCCAACAATGACGACATGGCGCTCGGCGCGATCGAGGCATTAAAAGCGGCCGGTTACTTCAAAGGCGGCAAATATATGCCGGTCGTCGGCGTGGACGCCACCGCTCCGGCTCTGAAAGCGCTGGAGGAAGGAACCTTGCTGGGCACCGTCTTAAATGACGCTAAGAATCAAGGCAAAGCCACCTTCAACCTCGCCAATGTTCTGGCGCAAGGCAAGACGCCGAGCAAAGCCAATATGGGCTATACCATTTCCGACAGCAAGTATGTCTGGATTGATTACCAGAAGATCACCAAAGCCAATATCCAAGACGCAAAGTAACGAAAACAGACAGTTTCTCAAACGATCATCCGGGATGTCAGAAAGCAGGGGAGCGGATCGTGCTGAAAAGCTCCCTTGCTTTTTAAATATTGTGTACGAGCCAGGACTTGAAGGCACCGGTTCAATGGTTGTCTTTTTTTGAGAGAGCGGGAGGCGTTACCATGAAAGACAGTCCGTTTCTGCTTGAATTGAATCATCTTTCCAAGGAATTCCCCGGCGTCAAGGCCCTCGACGACGTCACCCTCAAGGTGCGTCCCGGCACGGTCCATGCCTTAATGGGCGAAAACGGCGCCGGCAAATCGACCCTGATGAAATGCCTCTTTGGCATGTATACGCCCGACGCCGGCGCGATCCTTTTGAATGGCCGGCGGATGGAACTGCATGAACCCAAAGATGCTTTGGAAAACGGAATCACCATGATTCACCAGGAGTTGCATCCGGTACCGCACCGCAATGTAATGGAAAATATGTGGCTGGGCCGTTTTCCCGTGAAAAAGATCGGCCCCTTGACATTCGTCGATCACTCGAAGATGTACCGGGATACGCAAGCGATTTTCAAGAGTCTGGAGATGGCGATCGATCCTTTGACGATCGTGGGTTCACTTTCAGTCTCCAAAGTGCAGTCGATCGAGATTGCCAAAGCGGTCTCGTTTGACGCCAAAGTCATCATCATGGACGAACCGACTTCTTCCTTGACCGAGAACGAAGTGGAACATCTGTTCCGGATTATTCGCGAATTAAAGAGCCGCGGCGTCGCGGTTATCTATATTTCCCACAAGATGGAGGAGATCCTGCGGATTTCCGACGAAGTGACTATCATGCGCGACGGAAAGACCGTCGGGACCTGGCCCGCGGCTGAACTGACCACCGACCTGATCATCGCCCGGATGGTCGGC
The Hydrogenispora ethanolica genome window above contains:
- a CDS encoding galactose ABC transporter substrate-binding protein, with translation MATFGQAASKVATIGCAIYKFDDTFMSGVRSAIMNAAGKKAKVEIVDSQNSQPTQNDKVDLFITKRVNALAINPVDRTAAGVIIDKAKRANIPVVFLNREPLPEDMKKWNKVYYVGAKAEQSGQMEGQLVVDYWKSHPQADKNKDGVIQYVMLKGEPGHQDAELRTKYSIKAIEDAGLKVQKLAEDTAMWDRVKGQEKMAAFLAAHGDKIEVVLANNDDMALGAIEALKAAGYFKGGKYMPVVGVDATAPALKALEEGTLLGTVLNDAKNQGKATFNLANVLAQGKTPSKANMGYTISDSKYVWIDYQKITKANIQDAK